From the Oceanobacillus kimchii X50 genome, the window ATCATACACTCGATTTGCACGTTTGAATTCTCTTGCGTACAAAACTTCTTGAGTTTTTGAAAGGAATTTTTCTTTTTCCGAAGATCGTTGCTTTACCATATAGCATCCCTCACTTTACCTGTAGCATAACCAAGATTGGAACTTTTATACAAAATCATCTATCCAACGAGCGGGTTACTAAGGTAATTCTAGTGATTAAGATACTTCCTCTCCAGTACTTTCCACAGGAGTATCCATTTGGAATTGTTGATATGATAAATAATGTTCTTTCATAATTACAAATAAATCATAAATGTCATCAGTACCATTTACTCGTTGATACATTTGCGGATATACATCATTTGCAAATGTAATATAAGGTAATTTTAATACTGCTTTTTTAGAACGTTCATTTGATTTGCGAACTTTCATAAAGATACCATCTATGCTATGATCCATAAATAGTTCATGGAAAAAAGCATCTTTTGCAGGACGATTATATCCTTTGCCAAAGTAAGGTTGGCCTATCCATGTGGCAAGAAATCCATAGTTATCCTCTATATCAAAAAGGTTAATCGTACCGATGGGCTGTTGATATTCATCAACAATCGTACGAGAAATTAATTCTCCTCTTTCTTCTGCTTCTATGGTTTGTTTCGTTAAGAAATAAAATTCATCTGATGTTGTTGCTTTATGCCTAACAAAAGGGAATACTTCCGGGTGCGCCATAAGTTCAAAAAGTACAGGCACCTCCTGTAAATCACGCATTTTTAGCATAAAAAATACCCTCCTTTTTTCCAGGTGGGTATAGACAGATGCCAATATAATAAGGAATCTGTAAGTTGCCCACCCTCGAATTTTCATTTATAGATCTCAACAAAAATTCGGGGTGGGAATCGAACCCACTAGAACCAGGTAGTACCCGGTGGCGCACCATTTGCCTTCCCTATTTAATTCTGCTTGAAATTTCTATACGATTCATCTCTTTCATGTTTTTAGTAGTTTTATTTTACAACCTTTTTTTAAAAAAGGGAACCATTTTTTTGTGAAGAAAATATAAAATTTATAAACGTATGCAAAATTCAGTAATTCACCAATTGAAGAAGTTTCAGTCTACGATTTTGTTTCCTTGATATTTTCTATGGCTTCTTGTAAATTTGGAAACTTAAAAGAAAAACCATGATCGATCGCTTTTTGAGGAAATGCATACTGTCCTTTTGTTATTAGGTGTGCCATTTCACCAAAAGTGGTTTCCATAACTAGGCGAGGTACATGAAACCAATATGGCCTTCTATACGTTTTAGCAATTGTTTTCATGAAGTCTTTATTGCGTTTTGGATTTGGTGCTGTCACATTAATCGGCCCGGTAATCGTACTATTGTGTATACAGAATAAAATTAACTGAACAGCATCTTCAATGTGAATCCATGATAGCCATTGTTCGCCGTTACCTATTCTACCCCCAGCAAAAAGTTGAGTTGGTAATTTCATCATTGGAAAAGCGCCTTTATTTCCTAATAATATTCCTAATCTTGTATAGACTGTGCGTATTCCAAATGAATTTGCAGCTTTTGCGATTTCTTCCCATTCTTCGGTTACAGAAGCTAAATAGTCGTCAGCAGCTTCGGTAGTTCTTTCGGTAAAAATTAAATCTTCCGACATGCCATAATATCCAACTGCAGAAGCACTAATAAATACCTTAGGTTTGGTATTCATTTCTTTCATTAACTGTATAAGATGATTGGTTATTTTTAATCTACTGTTGAGAATAGATTGTTTCTTTTGTTCGGTCCAATATCCAAACAATGATTCACCTGCTAAGTTAATTACAACTTCAAATATAGGTAGAGAATCAGCTTGAACAGTATAATCTATGTAAGTCTCTGTAGATGTGTTCACTTTATTTTCTACCGACCTAGTAAGTATATATACGTGATATTCCTGATTTTGTAATTGTGTAGTTAGTTCAGAACCAAGGAATCCTGTTCCTCCACTTATCAAAGCATATTTCATATATGATAGCCTCCCTTTATATTAGTTCATTCGTTGCGTAGTTTTTGCTATGATGTATAGAAAGAGGTGAATAACCAATGAAAAAAATTGCTCGTATTACAACACAAAAGAAACATAAAAATCGATATAATATCTTTTTACAAACTCCTGATGGTGATGCATATGGTTTTAGTGTAGATGAAGCGATATTAATTGAATATCGTCTTTCTAAAGGAATGGAGCTTGAGGATGAAATGATTTCAATTCTCGAGCAAAAAGATACATTACATAAAGCATATACCCTTACTATACACTTTTTAAGCTATCGAATGCGCTCAGAAAAAGAAGTTAGCGATTATTTACAAAAAAAAGAAGTGGATGGGACACATATCGATGAAATTATTAAACGATTAAAACGAGAAAAATGGGTGGATGATCAACAGTTTGCACAGATGTTTGTTCGGTCTCGTAAGAATTCGTCTTCTAAAGGTCCAAAAATGATACGACAAGAATTATATGAAAAGGGTGTAAATGAGAGTAAAATAACCTCTGCACTTGAACAATATTCTGTGGAAGAACAGAAACAGAAAGTAGAAAAGTTAATTAATAAAAAACTGCAATCAAAATCAAAAGATTCCCATCAAAAAAGAATCGATCAAATTAAACAAAATCTTATGCAAAAAGGGTTTGATTCTGGAGTAATAAGTATGGTCATTCAAGAAATGGACACAACCGAGGATGCAGATCGTGAATGGGAAGTTCTTCAACTGCAAGGAGAGAAGCTTCTTTATAAATATCAAAAAAAACACAGTGGTTTTGCTCTAAAACAAAAAGTAATGGAAGGTCTATATCGTAAAGGATTTTCATTTGATATGATTAACCAGTTTATTGATCAGTCACTTCAAGATGAGTAAAATCAATGGTTTATAGGTAGTGTTGCTGATACAATTATATAGGATGAATAGGGGGGAAGAGATATGAATTTTCGTTATAGTGATTATTCTATTGAACAATTACACCGAGAAATTGGAAATTTAAAAGAAAAGGCACAAAAAGCAGAACAACTTGGGAATGTTTCTGAAGTACAAATATATGAGCGGAAAATGCAAGTGGCATTAGCATATACAATAAATCCAGATGATTTTAAAAAAGGTGAAATTTATCAATTAAAGATGGAGCCAGGTTATACATTTAAAATTGATTATATTAATGGAGTATTTGCGTGGGGATATCGTATAAATTTATTAGAAGAGGTACGTGAAGAAATCGAAGCATTGCCAATCTCACTTTTAGGCAAAAAGTTAGCATGATAAATAAAAAAGGATGGTTAATTAAAAGCTAACCATCCTTTTTATAATGACGAATCACTAGGAACTAATTTACTTTGTAATTTTCTTTCTGAGAATATCCAACCTGTGTACGAAGTGACAATTTCCAAATTCGCATTGATTTGTACAACAGCTACAAATGGATAGTAATCTTTTGAACGGTATCTTAAATCAATAAAACGAACTTCTGTTGAACCATCTTCTTGTTCATTAATTTCCCAACGATAAATTGGAGAAAAGTTCAAGAAAGATTGGATATTTTTATCTTGTTTTGCTACATCCATTATGTCACTTTCTGGAAGTGGAACCCGTAGAAATTCATCAATAATTTCAATATGACGATTTTCTACTCTACCTACATAAAAGTGGTCTGGAGTGGTTATAGCGACACGCCAATAGTTTTGTTTTATTGTAGGAGAGGTGGCTATAGATTTAGTCTCTGGATAGTATTCATGAATTTTTTTGACGATTTCTCTTTTGTCCATATATCGTTTAATGTAGTATAGTACAATGACTGAGTAAATAATTACCCAAGTAATGCCAGGATTAGCACCTAAAGCCCATGCCGCAATTCCGGCAACATTTAAGAAGAAGATATAGGGATCAAATGTATTAATGAAACCTTTGGCTATCCACTTTTTAGAGAATGGACGAAATGCTTGTGTACCGTATGCATTAAATAAATCGACAAACACATGGATAACGACAGCTAATAGTGTCCATAACCAAAGATGTAAATAACTAACTTCAGGTACAAATAAATATATTAATCCGGATACGAGAAAGCTCCATATGACAATTGCTGGCAGTGAATGGGAGGCTCCTCGATGGTGTCGAATATAAGTTGCATTATTTTTTAGTTTAAACACCGTGTCAAAATCAGGTGCGTGAGACCCAACAACGGTACCAACTAATACAGCATGAAATAGTGTAGGATTACTTTGCACTACAGGGTCTATTGTTGCTAGGCCGCCTAATGCAACACCCATAACTATATGCGTACCAGTGTCCATAAAAGATTATCCTCCTTAATTATTACCAGTATTAAAGTCAAACTAGTCGCTATTGTAACATAAAGGATGTGGGGAAAAGATGAATAAAAGGTTACAAAATCTTAACATTCCAGTTTTTCAAACCGATTTGCTGGAATGGTACTATTTGAATAAACGTGATCTTCCTTGGAGAAGAGAAAAAAATCCTTATAGAACATGGGTGTCAGAAATTATGCTACAACAAACCAAGGTAGATACGGTTATACCTTATTTTAATCGTTTTATGGAGAAATATCCAACAGTTTATGATTTAGCTCAAGCAGATGAACAAGATGTATTAAAATCTTGGGAAGGTTTAGGTTACTATTCCCGTGCACGAAATTTACAAACCGCAGTGCGTGAAGTTGTAGATACATATAATGGTGAAATACCTAATAGTGAAAAGGAATTGGCAAGCTTAAAAGGGGTTGGTCCTTACACAAAAGGTGCAATACTATCCATTGCCTTTGATCAACCCATTCCTGCAGTAGATGGAAATGTCCTTAGAGTGTTCTCTAGAATTTTAAAGATAGAAGATGATGTTGCAAAACAATCAACTAAAAAAGAAATAGAGCAATATGTTGGAGAAATTATATCACATAAAGATCCTTCC encodes:
- a CDS encoding YfhE family protein codes for the protein MVKQRSSEKEKFLSKTQEVLYAREFKRANRVYDQFSQRKSRG
- a CDS encoding GNAT family N-acetyltransferase — protein: MLKMRDLQEVPVLFELMAHPEVFPFVRHKATTSDEFYFLTKQTIEAEERGELISRTIVDEYQQPIGTINLFDIEDNYGFLATWIGQPYFGKGYNRPAKDAFFHELFMDHSIDGIFMKVRKSNERSKKAVLKLPYITFANDVYPQMYQRVNGTDDIYDLFVIMKEHYLSYQQFQMDTPVESTGEEVS
- a CDS encoding TIGR01777 family oxidoreductase; amino-acid sequence: MKYALISGGTGFLGSELTTQLQNQEYHVYILTRSVENKVNTSTETYIDYTVQADSLPIFEVVINLAGESLFGYWTEQKKQSILNSRLKITNHLIQLMKEMNTKPKVFISASAVGYYGMSEDLIFTERTTEAADDYLASVTEEWEEIAKAANSFGIRTVYTRLGILLGNKGAFPMMKLPTQLFAGGRIGNGEQWLSWIHIEDAVQLILFCIHNSTITGPINVTAPNPKRNKDFMKTIAKTYRRPYWFHVPRLVMETTFGEMAHLITKGQYAFPQKAIDHGFSFKFPNLQEAIENIKETKS
- the recX gene encoding recombination regulator RecX, translated to MKKIARITTQKKHKNRYNIFLQTPDGDAYGFSVDEAILIEYRLSKGMELEDEMISILEQKDTLHKAYTLTIHFLSYRMRSEKEVSDYLQKKEVDGTHIDEIIKRLKREKWVDDQQFAQMFVRSRKNSSSKGPKMIRQELYEKGVNESKITSALEQYSVEEQKQKVEKLINKKLQSKSKDSHQKRIDQIKQNLMQKGFDSGVISMVIQEMDTTEDADREWEVLQLQGEKLLYKYQKKHSGFALKQKVMEGLYRKGFSFDMINQFIDQSLQDE
- a CDS encoding YfhH family protein gives rise to the protein MNFRYSDYSIEQLHREIGNLKEKAQKAEQLGNVSEVQIYERKMQVALAYTINPDDFKKGEIYQLKMEPGYTFKIDYINGVFAWGYRINLLEEVREEIEALPISLLGKKLA
- a CDS encoding metal-dependent hydrolase — protein: MDTGTHIVMGVALGGLATIDPVVQSNPTLFHAVLVGTVVGSHAPDFDTVFKLKNNATYIRHHRGASHSLPAIVIWSFLVSGLIYLFVPEVSYLHLWLWTLLAVVIHVFVDLFNAYGTQAFRPFSKKWIAKGFINTFDPYIFFLNVAGIAAWALGANPGITWVIIYSVIVLYYIKRYMDKREIVKKIHEYYPETKSIATSPTIKQNYWRVAITTPDHFYVGRVENRHIEIIDEFLRVPLPESDIMDVAKQDKNIQSFLNFSPIYRWEINEQEDGSTEVRFIDLRYRSKDYYPFVAVVQINANLEIVTSYTGWIFSERKLQSKLVPSDSSL
- the mutY gene encoding A/G-specific adenine glycosylase, which produces MNKRLQNLNIPVFQTDLLEWYYLNKRDLPWRREKNPYRTWVSEIMLQQTKVDTVIPYFNRFMEKYPTVYDLAQADEQDVLKSWEGLGYYSRARNLQTAVREVVDTYNGEIPNSEKELASLKGVGPYTKGAILSIAFDQPIPAVDGNVLRVFSRILKIEDDVAKQSTKKEIEQYVGEIISHKDPSSFNQAIMDLGAMICTPKKPTCMFCPVMEHCQAFQHGIQEQLPIKKKAKKQKIKQYIVLLIKNDQGEYIIEKRSEQGLLANLWQFPMVPLEEVGLNQIEQWMYDKYGIELQIESDCGNLKHTFSHIIWKMDIKKANTSQKSLNKDSLTFISKEGIVNYPFPVSHQKMMQFL